The window GGCATTGGGAAAATGGAACCCGCAGGAGGCGTAAAAACACAAAGCCAGTTGTATGAGTTGTTTCATGAGTTGGGACTACCTGCACCGCATTATTACACAGTTGGTTTGCTACAGGATGTCAAAGCCTTTTATACGCACTGGATGGAAAACAGGTACACACTTGATTTTGATATTGATGGTGTTGTGGTAAAGGTAAACAGCATTGATGTGCGTGATACAATGGGTAGTACTTCAAAAGCGCCACGCTGGGCTATTGCATGGAAGTTCCCCGCACGAGAAGCAATTACGGTGCTAAAATCAGTTGATTATCAGGTTGGGCGTACAGGCCTTATTACACCGGTTGCAAATTTGGAGCCCATTAATATTGGTGGAGTGATAGTCAAGCGTGCTACGCTTCATAACTTTCAGGAAGTGAAGCGACTGGACATAAAGATTGGCGATGTGGTTAAAGTAATACGGGCTGGTGATGTTATCCCAAAAGTGGTTGAAGTGTTACAGGATAAACGTCATGATGTTAAGGCGATAGTACCTCCTGAGCGATGCCCTGCCTGCAATTCAGTACTTCAGCATGAAGATATTTATATACGCTGTATCAATCCATCGTGCCCCGCTAAAGAGTATGAAACGCTGTGTTTTTTTGTTTCAAAGGATGGGATGGACATTGAATATGTTGGTCCTGAGTTGCTCAAACGTTTGTATGAACAGAAGAAGATAAAAACGATTGCTGATATCTATGTACTTACGCGTGATGACCTTTTACAGGTTGAACGGATGGGCGATAAAATCGTAGATAAAATTATAGATTCCATCAATCAGCGTAGAGTAGTGAGCCTGTCACATTTTTTACGGGCACTGGGTATTCGTAATGTTGGTGACCATATAGCAAAGGTTATTGCCCGCCATGTACGCTCGCTGGACAAATTACAGGAACTATCGCCGCAGGAACTTATGAGGATACCTGAAGTGGGACCAGGTGTTGCACAGTCAGTGTATGATTTTTTTCATGATGAAGAGTCGTTGAAGATCATTAAAAAGATGCAGAGCAATGGAGTTGTTGTAAAAGAAGAAGTAGTGGAAGAAGCTTCTGAAAATCCATTTAAAGGTAAAACGGTTGTATTTACAGGAACGCTAAAAAGCATGTCAAGACAGGAGGCAGAAAGCTTGATTGAATCATTGGGAGGAAAGGCATCAGGTTCAGTAAGTAAAAAAACTGATTTTGTTGTTGCAGGCACCGAAGCTGGATCCAAACTGGAAAAGGCTCAAACGCTCAATGTGCGCATACTATCAGAAGAAGAATTTTTAAAGATGGCGGGAAGGGAATAATGAAGATTGAATTGCTTCGTAAACTCTCAGGGCATTACTATGTGCTTAGCGTACCTTTGTTCTATGTATCGTTTTTAACACCTTTAAACTTAATTGCACCACTTTTGTCAGTGTTTGCCTGGGTGTGCCTTGTTCCTCTGTTTGTGTACATACACAATAAACCACTGAAAGAAGTTTACATAACATCATTCATTACAGCCCTTTTGGGATTTGGTGCTGTTTACTATTGGATGGGTGATTTTGGGCAGGCTTTGCCGTATGGCAAGGTTGTGATCGTAGCCCTTATTGTTCCATGCATATCGGTCTTTTTTGCTACTAAGATTTTGCTTGCCGAGTATCTGTCGCGAATTTTTCCACGTCTTACTATGGTACTATATCCATCAGTGTGGATTGCATTTGACTGGGTACAGACCATTGGTAGCATGGCGTTCCCCTGGAATTTTTTAGGTTATACGCAATATCCGTTTGTTAACTTCATTCAAATAGCCTCGATAACTGGAAT is drawn from Spirochaetota bacterium and contains these coding sequences:
- the ligA gene encoding NAD-dependent DNA ligase LigA codes for the protein MEKVKKRYDELVALIKKYNYYYYTLDKPLVDDATYDDVMKELLSIEEQYPDIVREDSPSKTVGAVIQTSFNEVRHDPPMLSLNNAMDEADINDFHQRCGKLLGTFDIVYCAELKYDGLAVELVYENGIYVQGSTRGDGEVGEDVSENIATIKKVPARLKGHFPGYISVRGEVIMRHGEFERLNELRRQNGEPEFANPRNAAAGSLRQLDPAVTAQRELDIVLYGIGKMEPAGGVKTQSQLYELFHELGLPAPHYYTVGLLQDVKAFYTHWMENRYTLDFDIDGVVVKVNSIDVRDTMGSTSKAPRWAIAWKFPAREAITVLKSVDYQVGRTGLITPVANLEPINIGGVIVKRATLHNFQEVKRLDIKIGDVVKVIRAGDVIPKVVEVLQDKRHDVKAIVPPERCPACNSVLQHEDIYIRCINPSCPAKEYETLCFFVSKDGMDIEYVGPELLKRLYEQKKIKTIADIYVLTRDDLLQVERMGDKIVDKIIDSINQRRVVSLSHFLRALGIRNVGDHIAKVIARHVRSLDKLQELSPQELMRIPEVGPGVAQSVYDFFHDEESLKIIKKMQSNGVVVKEEVVEEASENPFKGKTVVFTGTLKSMSRQEAESLIESLGGKASGSVSKKTDFVVAGTEAGSKLEKAQTLNVRILSEEEFLKMAGRE